From Blattabacterium cuenoti, the proteins below share one genomic window:
- the aroC gene encoding chorismate synthase, with protein sequence MAGNIFGNLFRITTFGESHGEALGGIIDGCPAGIELNFEEIQNELNRRRPGQSSIVTQRNEPDKVNFLSGIIGNKTTGTPIGFIIYNKDHKSEDYKHIQDIYRPSHSDFTYEKKYGIRDYRGGGRSSARETISRVVAGSIAKQLIKDMKIISYVSSVGNISINKSYQDLDLSKIEESTIRCPDTYTSNKMISLIQKVKKKGDTIGGTITCVIKNVPVGIGEPIFDKLHAELGKAMLSINAVKGFEYGSGFFGSELTGSKHNDLFNSDGSTKTNFSGGILGGISNGMDIYFRVAFKPVATIIQKQKTLDKHGNLVFMKGKGRHDPCVLPRAIPIVESMTALVLADYWMYRKLSKYSLIRN encoded by the coding sequence ATGGCAGGTAATATTTTTGGAAACTTATTTAGAATTACAACCTTTGGAGAAAGCCATGGAGAAGCTTTAGGAGGAATCATAGATGGATGTCCTGCTGGAATAGAACTAAATTTTGAAGAAATACAAAATGAACTAAATAGAAGAAGACCTGGGCAATCTTCTATTGTTACTCAAAGAAATGAACCTGATAAAGTTAATTTTCTTTCAGGAATTATAGGTAATAAAACTACAGGGACCCCTATTGGTTTTATTATTTATAATAAAGATCATAAATCTGAAGATTATAAACATATTCAGGATATTTATCGTCCTTCTCATTCTGATTTTACATATGAGAAAAAATATGGAATAAGGGATTATAGAGGAGGAGGACGTTCATCTGCTCGTGAAACTATATCTAGAGTTGTAGCTGGATCAATAGCAAAGCAATTAATCAAAGATATGAAAATTATATCTTACGTTTCTTCAGTTGGAAATATATCTATAAATAAATCTTATCAAGACTTAGATTTGTCTAAAATTGAAGAATCAACGATAAGATGTCCAGACACATATACTTCAAATAAAATGATATCATTAATTCAAAAGGTAAAGAAAAAAGGAGATACAATAGGAGGAACTATTACTTGTGTAATTAAAAATGTACCTGTAGGAATAGGTGAACCTATTTTTGATAAACTCCATGCAGAATTAGGTAAGGCTATGCTTTCTATTAATGCTGTCAAAGGATTTGAATATGGAAGTGGTTTTTTTGGATCAGAATTAACAGGTTCTAAACATAATGATTTATTTAATAGTGATGGAAGTACAAAAACAAATTTCTCTGGAGGTATTCTAGGAGGGATATCAAATGGAATGGATATTTACTTTAGAGTAGCTTTTAAACCTGTAGCTACTATTATACAAAAACAAAAAACTTTAGATAAACATGGAAATTTAGTTTTTATGAAAGGAAAAGGAAGACACGATCCATGTGTTTTACCTAGAGCTATTCCAATTGTAGAATCTATGACGGCTTTAGTTCTTGCAGACTACTGGATGTATAGAAAGTTATCTAAATATTCATTAATAAGAAATTAA
- the miaA gene encoding tRNA (adenosine(37)-N6)-dimethylallyltransferase MiaA, translating into MFLVLILGPTGIGKTSLSIFLAKKLKTQILSCDSRQFFKELKIGTSMPNLKDRKSIPHHFIGHLSIHDNYNARLFEIDSLKKMQKLFLIHPILIMVGGSGLYEKSVTEGLSEIPKIDVNIRNDLIFNFKKKGISFLKEELNKIEKKNIPLIDLNNPRRLIRFLEIIKSTGKPPHVFFKKKRRNFSIIKIGLTLPRDELYSKINTRVEKMIKMGLFEEAKTYYIFRHLNSLQTIGYKDIFDFLSKKKYSSSFVDVIENIKKNTRRYAKRQICWYKKDFSITWFHPKNREEIFSFILRKTNGQYWI; encoded by the coding sequence TTGTTTTTAGTTTTAATATTGGGTCCAACAGGAATAGGAAAAACATCTTTATCCATTTTTTTAGCAAAAAAATTAAAAACACAAATTTTATCTTGTGATTCTAGACAATTTTTTAAAGAATTGAAAATAGGAACTTCTATGCCTAATCTAAAAGATAGAAAATCTATTCCACATCATTTTATTGGTCATTTAAGTATACATGATAATTATAACGCTAGACTTTTTGAAATAGATTCCTTAAAAAAAATGCAAAAATTATTTCTAATACATCCTATTTTGATTATGGTAGGAGGTTCTGGTTTATATGAAAAATCCGTTACTGAAGGATTATCGGAAATACCAAAAATTGATGTGAATATAAGAAATGATCTAATTTTTAACTTTAAAAAAAAAGGAATTTCCTTTCTTAAAGAAGAATTGAATAAAATAGAAAAAAAAAATATACCCTTAATAGATCTAAATAATCCTAGACGTTTAATTAGATTTTTAGAAATAATAAAATCAACAGGAAAACCCCCCCATGTTTTTTTCAAAAAAAAAAGAAGAAATTTTTCTATTATAAAAATAGGATTAACATTACCTAGAGATGAATTATATTCCAAAATTAATACAAGAGTGGAAAAAATGATAAAAATGGGGCTTTTTGAAGAAGCAAAGACGTACTACATATTTAGACATTTAAACAGTTTACAAACTATAGGGTATAAAGATATTTTCGATTTCTTATCCAAGAAAAAATATTCATCTTCATTTGTTGATGTTATAGAAAATATAAAAAAAAACACTAGAAGATATGCAAAAAGACAAATATGTTGGTATAAAAAAGATTTTTCAATTACTTGGTTTCATCCAAAAAATAGAGAAGAAATATTTTCATTTATTTTAAGAAAAACAAATGGGCAATACTGGATTTGA
- a CDS encoding bifunctional folylpolyglutamate synthase/dihydrofolate synthase produces MNYTETIQWIFNHLPFYQKNGIKDYKPGLERIKNFCSYLGNPQNFFKSIHIGGTNGKGSTTHMLSSILQEEKYNIGKYTSPHMIDYRERISFNGLLIEKDFIVSFISDNKKIIEKEKMTFFEMNTALAFQYFKEKKVNIAIIEVGMGGRLDSTNIINPEISIITNISLDHTESLGDNLLKIALEKSGIIKSNKSVIIGSQISEDVRSIFFKKALIKNSPIYFVKKMNNYSIYKIPFEADYQIYNKSVVLKTIDILQKRKNFFISSESIKNGLKKVILNPFFKGRWQIFKSENPKIILDIAHNEGGFFMIKKQLEKEYYEELHLVLGFVKGKKIEDILKLLPVNAFFYFCEPNIKRKLSIEKIKQLIQKLFINNNKKYFFSSVKEAFYSAKKKSKKGDLILITGSTFIVSEALF; encoded by the coding sequence GTGAATTATACTGAAACAATTCAATGGATTTTTAATCATCTTCCATTTTATCAAAAAAATGGAATCAAAGATTATAAACCTGGATTAGAAAGAATAAAAAATTTTTGTTCTTATTTAGGAAATCCACAAAATTTTTTCAAAAGCATTCATATTGGAGGAACGAATGGAAAAGGATCTACTACACATATGTTATCTTCTATCTTACAAGAAGAAAAATATAATATAGGAAAATATACTTCTCCTCATATGATAGATTATAGAGAAAGAATAAGTTTTAATGGTCTTCTGATAGAAAAAGATTTTATTGTAAGTTTTATTTCGGATAATAAAAAAATTATAGAAAAGGAAAAAATGACATTTTTTGAAATGAATACTGCTTTGGCTTTTCAATATTTTAAAGAAAAAAAAGTAAATATAGCTATTATTGAAGTAGGCATGGGTGGACGTTTAGATTCAACTAATATTATTAATCCTGAAATATCTATTATTACTAATATAAGCTTAGATCATACCGAATCTCTTGGTGATAATTTATTAAAAATAGCTTTAGAAAAATCGGGTATTATAAAAAGTAATAAATCAGTTATAATTGGAAGTCAAATATCTGAAGATGTCCGATCTATCTTTTTTAAAAAAGCATTAATAAAAAATTCTCCTATATATTTTGTAAAAAAAATGAATAATTATTCGATATATAAAATTCCTTTTGAAGCAGATTATCAAATATATAATAAAAGTGTTGTATTAAAAACTATAGATATTTTACAGAAAAGAAAAAATTTTTTTATCTCAAGTGAATCTATAAAAAATGGATTAAAAAAAGTAATACTAAATCCTTTTTTTAAAGGAAGGTGGCAAATATTTAAAAGTGAAAATCCAAAAATAATTTTGGATATTGCTCATAACGAGGGCGGTTTTTTTATGATTAAAAAACAATTAGAGAAAGAATATTATGAAGAATTACATTTAGTTTTAGGTTTTGTAAAAGGTAAAAAAATAGAAGATATATTAAAACTTCTTCCTGTTAATGCTTTCTTTTATTTTTGTGAACCTAATATAAAAAGAAAATTATCCATAGAAAAAATTAAACAATTAATACAAAAATTATTTATTAATAATAATAAAAAATATTTTTTTTCATCGGTAAAAGAGGCCTTTTATTCAGCTAAAAAAAAATCCAAAAAAGGAGATTTAATTTTAATAACTGGAAGTACTTTTATAGTATCCGAAGCTTTATTCTAA
- the glnS gene encoding glutamine--tRNA ligase yields the protein MQHLHFIERIIEEDLKNGFPIKKIKFRFPPEPNGFLHIGHVKAIYLNFELGKKYNSPVNLRFDDTNPLKENKEFIESIKKDIKFLGFKWNKECYTSDYFQKLYELAIKLIKKNKAYVDEQTKENIKFQRKNPFEDGIKSSYRDRSIDDNLYFFEKMKNGFFKEGSCVLRAKIDMKSSNMNMRDPIMYRILKKKHFRTKNEWCIYPTYDWSHGQSDYFEQISHSLCSLEFENKRPLYNWFINQIHDENHIHMIKPKQIEFSRLNLSDSITSKRKIQYLIEKNIIQSWDDPRLLTISGLRRRGYPSLSIKRFIQKIGISKRKNTIDTSLLEFRVREHLNKISPRVMVVFKPIKLVIDNYSENHTEWMDAENNPEDPNFGYRKIPFSKFLYIEENDFLEKKIDNFFRLSIGHEVRLKNSYIIKAHSIKKDDKSKKILEIHCSYDPSSQSSLQKNKKYTGKKRIKSTLHWVSIKHSIPININLYNHLFLKEPNKKNILNLKSIEKVIGYAEPSLHKAKKGDHFQFQRIGYFYADGENNEKLIFHQTVSIKNRCNDNIKKIQD from the coding sequence ATCCAACATTTGCATTTTATTGAAAGGATAATAGAAGAGGATTTAAAGAATGGTTTTCCTATAAAAAAAATAAAATTCAGATTTCCTCCTGAACCAAATGGTTTTCTTCACATTGGACATGTTAAAGCTATATACCTAAATTTTGAACTTGGAAAAAAGTATAATTCTCCAGTAAATCTAAGATTTGATGATACAAATCCTTTGAAAGAAAATAAGGAATTTATAGAATCTATTAAAAAAGATATAAAATTTTTGGGTTTCAAATGGAATAAAGAATGTTATACTTCTGATTATTTTCAAAAATTGTACGAATTAGCCATAAAACTTATTAAAAAAAATAAAGCTTATGTAGATGAACAAACTAAAGAAAATATAAAGTTTCAAAGAAAAAATCCTTTTGAAGATGGAATAAAAAGTTCCTATAGAGATAGGTCTATAGATGATAATCTATATTTTTTTGAAAAAATGAAAAATGGTTTTTTTAAAGAAGGTTCTTGTGTATTAAGAGCTAAAATAGACATGAAGTCATCCAACATGAACATGCGTGATCCAATTATGTATAGAATCTTAAAGAAAAAACATTTTAGAACTAAAAATGAATGGTGTATTTATCCTACTTATGACTGGAGTCACGGTCAAAGCGATTATTTTGAACAAATATCTCACTCTTTATGTTCTTTGGAATTTGAAAATAAAAGACCATTATATAATTGGTTTATTAATCAAATACATGATGAAAATCATATTCATATGATAAAACCTAAACAAATAGAATTTTCTCGATTAAATTTAAGTGATAGTATAACAAGCAAAAGAAAAATTCAATATTTAATTGAAAAAAATATCATTCAATCTTGGGATGATCCAAGACTATTAACTATATCAGGTTTACGTCGTAGAGGATATCCATCTTTATCTATAAAAAGATTTATTCAAAAAATAGGAATTTCAAAAAGAAAAAATACTATTGATACATCTCTTCTTGAATTTAGAGTTAGGGAACATTTAAACAAAATTTCCCCTAGAGTAATGGTAGTTTTTAAACCTATAAAACTAGTTATAGATAATTATTCTGAAAATCATACTGAATGGATGGATGCAGAAAATAATCCAGAAGATCCAAATTTTGGATATAGAAAAATTCCTTTCTCAAAATTTTTATATATAGAAGAAAATGATTTTTTAGAAAAAAAAATAGATAACTTTTTTAGACTTTCTATTGGACATGAAGTCAGACTTAAAAATTCCTACATTATAAAGGCTCATTCTATCAAAAAGGATGATAAATCAAAAAAAATATTAGAAATACACTGTTCCTATGACCCATCAAGTCAATCTTCTCTTCAAAAAAACAAAAAATATACGGGAAAAAAAAGGATCAAAAGTACTTTACATTGGGTTTCTATAAAACACTCTATTCCTATAAATATAAATTTATATAATCATCTTTTTTTAAAAGAACCAAATAAAAAAAATATTTTAAATTTAAAATCTATAGAAAAAGTCATAGGTTATGCAGAACCATCTTTGCACAAAGCTAAAAAAGGAGATCATTTTCAATTTCAAAGAATTGGATATTTTTATGCAGATGGAGAGAATAATGAAAAATTAATTTTTCATCAGACTGTATCCATTAAAAATCGGTGTAATGATAATATTAAAAAAATTCAGGATTAG
- the rpoC gene encoding DNA-directed RNA polymerase subunit beta', whose amino-acid sequence MFTTIKRNNKFNKITLRLSSPEVILKESHGEVLKPETINYRTHKPERDGLFCERIFGPVKDYECACGKYKRIRYKGIICDRCGVEVTDKKVRRERMGHISLVVPIVHIWYFRSSPNKIGYLLGIPSKKLEMIIYYERYVVIQVGEAFRSDSGVNPIQKGDFLTEEDYLSILEKLPKGNLSLEDTDPNKFIAKMGAECIEDLLNRIDLDQLSIELRNQANNETSKQRRIEALKRLQVVESFRDGKKNGGNVSWMIIHILSVIPPELRPLVPLDGGRYAASDMTDLYRRVLIRNNRLKRLIEIKAPEVILRNEKRMLQEAVDSLFDNSRKISAVKSEGNRPLKSLSDSLKGKQGRFRQNLLGKRVDYSSRSVIVVGPHLKLHECGLPKDMAAELYKPFVIRKLIERGIVKTVKSAKRIIDKRDSMIWDILENVLKGHPVLLNRAPTLHRLGIQAFQPKLIEGKAIQLHPLVCAAFNADFDGDQMAVHLPLSPGAILEAKILMLASQNILNPANGSPITVPSQDMVLGLYYMTKSLVSNKTRKIKGEGMIFYSSEEVEIAYNQNIVELHSLIQVKVNILEKGLLTNKLVKTTVGRVLFNQIVPEKVGFINESLTKKSLRYIIGQILHLTDVPTTAKFLDDIKDLGFFNAFKGGLSFGLGDIIIPDDKEKMVNHAIKQVDNVKSNYNMGLITNNERYNQVIDIWTNTNAMLTEKVMKYMREDRHGFNPVYMMLDSGARGSKEQIRQLSGMRGLMAKPQKTGSSSGEIIENPILSNFREGLSILEYFISTHGARKGLADTALKTADAGYLTRRLVDAAQDVIIKIEDCKTLRGLKISALKQNEEIVETLSERVLGRISLNDIFCPKDQNKLIVSSGEMIDEQIANLIDKSGIDIVKVRSPLTCEAKMGICSKCYGRNLSSGKIVQKGEAVGVIAAQSIGEPGTQLTLRTFHVGGTAGNITESSQIRARYNGFIEFEDLKVVNIINDSGKKVDIVVSRSAEMKLLSKDQTSILMVKNIPYGSTLYVKNGDELKEGDKICQWDLYNAVIVSEYSGKISYQDLEQGISFQVETDEQTGFKEKVVTEVRNKNIVPALKISDKNDKELKIYNLPVGAHLMVEDKEQIKLGKILVKVPRMSAKSGDITGGLPRLSELFEARNPSNPAVVSEMDGIVSHGKIKRGNREIIVESKTGEIRKYLVKLTNQILVQENDYIKAGMPLSDGAITPNDILNIRGPRSVQEYLIKEIQEVYRLQGVKINDKHFEVIVLQMMRKVEVIEAGDTRFLEGHIEYKDDFIEENDRISQMIVIEDSGESTNFKIGDIVTSREIRNENVVLKYKNKKLIKTRNSIPATARPILQGITKAALQTKSFISAASFQETTKVLSEAAISSKTDNLYGLKENVIVGHKIPAGTGLREYENSNPEFF is encoded by the coding sequence ATGTTTACTACTATAAAAAGAAATAATAAATTTAATAAAATAACTCTCCGACTTTCTTCTCCAGAGGTTATATTGAAAGAATCTCATGGTGAAGTATTAAAACCAGAAACTATAAATTATAGAACTCATAAACCGGAAAGAGATGGTCTTTTTTGTGAACGTATTTTTGGTCCTGTAAAGGATTATGAATGTGCTTGTGGAAAATATAAAAGAATTCGTTACAAAGGAATTATTTGTGATAGATGTGGAGTAGAGGTAACTGATAAAAAAGTAAGGAGAGAACGTATGGGACATATTAGTTTAGTTGTTCCTATTGTTCATATATGGTATTTTCGTTCTTCACCTAATAAAATAGGTTATTTGCTAGGTATTCCATCAAAAAAGTTAGAAATGATTATTTATTATGAGAGATATGTAGTCATTCAGGTAGGTGAAGCTTTTCGTTCAGATAGTGGAGTTAATCCTATTCAAAAAGGAGATTTTCTTACGGAAGAAGATTATTTATCTATTTTAGAAAAATTACCAAAAGGTAATCTTTCTTTAGAAGACACTGATCCAAATAAATTTATAGCAAAAATGGGAGCTGAATGTATAGAGGATCTTTTGAATCGTATAGATTTGGATCAATTATCAATTGAATTAAGAAATCAAGCGAATAATGAAACTTCTAAACAGAGACGAATTGAGGCTTTAAAGCGTTTGCAAGTTGTTGAATCATTTAGAGATGGTAAAAAAAATGGTGGAAATGTTTCTTGGATGATTATTCATATTTTATCTGTTATACCACCAGAATTACGACCTCTTGTTCCTCTGGATGGAGGACGTTATGCTGCTTCTGATATGACTGATTTATATAGACGTGTTTTAATAAGAAATAATCGTTTAAAAAGACTTATAGAGATTAAAGCTCCGGAAGTTATTTTACGTAATGAGAAAAGAATGTTACAAGAAGCTGTTGATTCTTTATTTGATAATTCTAGGAAAATTTCTGCAGTAAAATCAGAAGGTAATCGTCCTTTAAAATCTTTATCTGATTCTTTGAAAGGGAAACAGGGTCGTTTTAGACAAAATCTTCTTGGAAAAAGAGTAGATTATTCTTCCAGATCTGTTATTGTAGTTGGCCCACATTTAAAATTACATGAATGTGGACTTCCTAAAGATATGGCGGCAGAACTTTATAAACCTTTTGTTATACGAAAATTGATTGAGAGAGGAATAGTTAAAACAGTTAAATCCGCTAAAAGAATTATTGATAAAAGAGATTCTATGATATGGGATATTCTGGAAAATGTATTAAAAGGTCATCCTGTTTTATTAAATAGAGCACCAACTTTACATAGGTTAGGAATACAGGCTTTTCAGCCTAAATTAATAGAGGGAAAAGCAATACAATTACATCCTTTAGTTTGTGCAGCTTTTAACGCTGATTTTGATGGAGATCAAATGGCTGTTCATCTTCCTTTATCCCCTGGAGCTATTTTAGAAGCTAAAATTCTTATGTTAGCTTCTCAAAATATATTAAATCCGGCTAATGGTTCTCCTATTACTGTTCCATCTCAGGATATGGTTTTAGGTTTATATTACATGACTAAATCTTTAGTTTCAAATAAAACTAGAAAAATAAAAGGAGAAGGAATGATTTTCTATTCATCTGAAGAAGTAGAAATTGCATATAATCAAAATATAGTAGAATTACATTCTTTAATTCAAGTAAAAGTAAATATTTTAGAAAAAGGATTACTAACTAATAAATTAGTGAAAACTACAGTTGGTAGAGTTTTATTTAATCAAATTGTTCCAGAAAAAGTAGGATTTATAAATGAATCATTGACAAAAAAATCTTTAAGATATATTATAGGACAAATTTTGCATTTGACAGATGTTCCCACTACAGCAAAGTTTTTAGACGATATTAAAGATTTAGGTTTTTTTAATGCTTTTAAAGGAGGTCTTTCTTTTGGATTGGGAGATATAATCATTCCAGATGATAAAGAAAAAATGGTTAATCATGCAATAAAACAAGTAGACAATGTAAAATCAAATTACAATATGGGATTAATAACGAATAATGAACGTTATAATCAAGTAATTGATATATGGACTAATACAAATGCAATGCTTACAGAAAAAGTAATGAAATATATGCGTGAAGATAGACATGGTTTTAATCCTGTATATATGATGTTAGATTCTGGAGCTAGAGGATCTAAAGAACAAATACGTCAATTGTCTGGTATGCGTGGATTAATGGCAAAACCTCAAAAAACAGGATCTTCTAGTGGAGAAATTATTGAAAATCCAATATTGTCTAATTTTAGAGAAGGTCTTTCTATTTTAGAGTATTTTATATCTACTCATGGAGCTAGAAAGGGTTTAGCTGATACAGCTTTGAAAACAGCAGATGCTGGATATTTAACAAGACGCTTAGTAGATGCAGCACAAGATGTTATTATAAAAATAGAAGATTGTAAAACTTTACGTGGTTTAAAAATATCTGCATTAAAACAAAATGAAGAAATAGTTGAAACTTTATCTGAAAGGGTTTTAGGACGGATATCTTTAAATGATATTTTTTGTCCAAAAGATCAGAATAAATTAATAGTTTCTTCCGGAGAAATGATAGATGAACAAATAGCAAATTTAATTGATAAATCGGGAATAGATATAGTAAAAGTTCGTTCTCCTCTAACTTGTGAAGCTAAAATGGGTATTTGTTCTAAATGTTATGGTAGGAATCTTTCATCTGGAAAAATAGTACAAAAAGGAGAAGCGGTAGGTGTTATTGCCGCTCAATCAATTGGAGAGCCTGGAACACAATTAACTCTTCGGACTTTCCATGTTGGAGGTACTGCTGGAAATATTACAGAATCTTCACAAATAAGAGCAAGATATAATGGTTTTATAGAGTTTGAAGATTTAAAGGTTGTTAATATTATAAATGATTCTGGAAAAAAAGTAGATATAGTAGTATCTCGTTCTGCAGAAATGAAATTATTGAGTAAAGATCAAACATCCATTTTAATGGTAAAAAATATTCCCTATGGATCTACTTTATATGTGAAAAATGGAGATGAGTTAAAAGAAGGAGATAAAATATGTCAATGGGATCTATATAATGCTGTTATAGTATCAGAATATTCTGGTAAAATATCTTATCAAGATTTAGAACAAGGAATTTCTTTTCAAGTAGAAACAGATGAACAAACAGGATTTAAAGAAAAAGTTGTAACGGAAGTAAGAAATAAAAATATAGTACCTGCATTAAAAATTAGCGATAAAAATGATAAAGAGTTGAAAATTTATAATTTACCTGTAGGAGCGCATTTAATGGTAGAAGATAAAGAACAAATAAAATTAGGAAAAATTTTAGTAAAAGTACCAAGAATGTCTGCTAAATCTGGAGATATTACAGGTGGATTACCTCGTTTATCTGAATTGTTTGAAGCTCGTAACCCTTCTAATCCTGCTGTAGTATCGGAGATGGATGGTATAGTTAGTCATGGAAAAATAAAAAGGGGGAATAGAGAAATTATAGTTGAATCTAAAACAGGAGAGATAAGAAAGTATTTAGTGAAATTAACTAATCAAATTCTCGTTCAAGAAAATGATTATATAAAAGCAGGAATGCCTTTATCTGATGGAGCTATAACTCCAAATGATATATTAAATATTAGAGGACCTAGATCTGTTCAAGAGTATTTAATAAAAGAAATACAAGAAGTTTATCGTTTACAAGGTGTAAAAATTAATGATAAACATTTTGAAGTGATTGTTTTGCAAATGATGAGAAAAGTAGAAGTAATTGAAGCTGGAGATACTCGATTCTTAGAAGGACATATAGAATATAAAGATGATTTTATAGAAGAAAACGATAGAATCTCTCAAATGATAGTTATTGAAGATTCCGGAGAATCTACAAATTTTAAGATTGGAGATATTGTTACATCTAGAGAAATTAGAAATGAAAATGTAGTTTTGAAGTACAAAAATAAAAAATTAATAAAAACAAGAAATTCTATACCAGCTACTGCTAGACCTATATTACAAGGAATAACTAAGGCCGCTTTACAAACTAAATCTTTTATATCCGCAGCTTCTTTTCAAGAAACAACAAAAGTTTTAAGTGAAGCAGCTATAAGCAGCAAAACAGATAATTTATATGGATTAAAAGAAAATGTGATAGTTGGACATAAAATTCCTGCTGGAACTGGATTGAGAGAATATGAAAATTCTAATCCTGAATTTTTTTAA